The sequence ACAGCTGCGGTCCATTCTGGTCAAGGACACTCAGGCCATGAAGGTATAGCCCTGCTAGGGCCAACCAGGCGGTGGGAACAGGTAGGGCTTGTGCCTCACCACTCCTCCTTCTGTCCTGTCTGCAGGAGATGCACTTCCACCCCAAGGCTCTGAAGGATGTGAAGGGCCAGATCGGGGCGCCCATGCCTGGGAAGGTGATAGACATCAAGGTAGCAGCTGGGGGCAAGGTGGCCAAGGGCCAGCCCCTGTGTGTGCTCAGCGCCATGAAGATGGAGACTGTAGTGACTTCACCCATGGAGGGCACTGTCCGCAAGGTCCACGTAACCACAGACATGACACTGGAGGGCGATGACCTCATCCTGGAGATTGAGTGATCTTGCCCCAGATTGGCAGCCTGGCCATACCCACCCCAAGCCTTCAATAGACACTGAGCTGCCAGGGCAGGCCCAGGCCAGCCAGTGCCCAAGGGCAGAAAGGCCTAGCCCTGGAGCTCCTGTCCTCAGCTGCTTGTGGCAGGAGACGCACTGCCTGCTGTGGCACATTCCCTTCCTCCAGCCGTCTGTCTTTTCCCTGCTGGACAGCTGCTCACATATTCATCTCTTGCCAAATAAGGGTCCTCAACTTGGAGACTACAGGTGGTGGTGTAGGTGGGCCTAAGACCCAGGGGAGCAAATTTAGGGGTCCTACCTCTTGGGGGAAGAGCTAGGCTCCAAGTCCTGAGAATTTTGCTCAATAAAACTGGCTTCCCCTGCCCTTCATGTTGGGTCCTGTgcagcccccgcctcccccacccccccacccccccagcactACTCAGCATAGGGGCAGGGCTGCCTCTTGGGACTCCCCATGGCAGGGGCAGGTCGGTTGTATCCTCCTTGGAGGGTAGGGGAGAATAGTAGTGGCCTTGGTTTCAGCCACTATAGAGTGCCTATGGTATATACACCCCAATTAGGATTAGCTAGTTGCATGGAGAGCTTGGACAAGGATGTGTCGTTCTACACATTTAACACCCATTAACTCAGGGAATCAATCACATTTTGTGGACACAAATGGGAGTCCCAGGAAGGTTAAATAGCTTATCCAGGACCCCAGAGCTAGTAAGAGGCAGAGGAGGGTCCACACCCAAGCTGTCAGTGGAGTTGCTTTGCTTCCAGCCACACTGCTTTACTTCCTAAACTCAGGGCCAGCCTGCTACTTCAATAGTTCAGGACTGGATGTGAACAGGTACCAGTTTCTGGGAGATGGGCAAAAAACCCTTGGATGTGGGAGCCTTCGGGGGAGGATATTAGTGGGAGGTCAGCACTGGATTGACAGTCTCAAGATCTAATCCCGCCCATCCCCATAAGCAAGCTCTCAGGAGAATCTGTCACCTGCAGGGGGTTTGGCAACCCTGCATGCATCACTGCATTGCtacccacccccaacctccacaGGGGAGGTGACGATGGTGAGGTGAAATGGGGGTGCTGCGTAGTTCTGAGCAGTAGCAtaaggaaggggaggagcagagcttGGATCTCCCAACCTTCAGGGGACCAGGCAGGCAGTATGTCCCCAGCACTCTGCCAACCCAGTGCCCCTCAGGTACCACAACCTAATTTGGGGGGCAGCTTTGGGCTTCCTCCTCTTTGGACACCAAGATCCCAAAGGTACCCTCTGAAACAGCCCCATACTCACCCCATACCCCATCTGCCTCCCCAACAGCTGCTACACAGGCTGGGAGGACAGGAAGGCTCTCCACAGCAAGGCAGGTGTGTGACTATCAAGATGACTTTTTAGATCCAGATGAATGTCGTTTAGTCACAGccaaactgggggtgcctggggagtGACTGCACATCCATTTCCTTTCAACCACCAGCCTCAGGGAACAAGACTTGGGACAGCCTCCTTGAGTTTAGAGTGGGACCTGAAAGTATatcctttcaaaaattaaaaaatcccaGGGGCAAGGGAATGAAAATATGAGAACCATTCTAAAAAGAAGGTGATGGGCAGGTACAACACTAGAAGAGTCTAAGAAAGAATCTTGACTTACAGTGTTGTTTGGCAGGGTCCTTGCTGTTCTCAGGGCTGCAGCCTTTGTTCTGAGTTCCTCTAGGGATGAGACAAGCAGCACGGTGGCAGAGACCCAAGGCAGCCTCTACTACCCAGGTGACTGTGAGCTGGTTCCTCTACCATTTTGGACCTGTTATTTTCTCCTGTGTAATGTGAGGCTGGTAGACTTTGGGGAGGTCCTGGTAGAGGCCCCACAGTCGACCCTCCGCTCTCTCAGAGGATACAGGTTGGAGTCTCCATCACTGAGGTCATGGCCCTACGTTCCATCCCCTGACCCTAGTAGCCAAGGCACAGGCCCCAGGATGAGCTGAGTTCACACCTGGTACCTGCAGTCCCAGAACCCCATGTGCTACAACTTGGGGCATGGCtaagaaaggaggaaggcagcCAGAGGACCCCATCCTGTCCTTCACTTCAGGGAACTGTGCCTCCCAGGCTGACCCGCCCAGTGGTCAGTGTCCAAGGTAGCCAAGACAGGTGGTGGGCACATTCACAAGACCCCAAACAGATTGATTCTCAAAGGTCCAAGGCCATGTTACCCAAGTTAAATCTCTTTAGTATCTCAATACAAAGTCCTGATGCAAAAAGACAATGAGAAAACCCTGGGAAGTTGGGGGGAGGGATTTTGTAAATTCCACCCCCGAGCAGCTTTTCAGaggcagaggggggcagaggagctCAGAAAAGCAGCAGTCCAAAGTGAGGAAGGGAGTGTACGGCTCCTGGGACCTGCCCCTTGTCCCCTCACTCCCAGCTGCTCCTCAACCCCCTTTGGAGAGGGGTTGCACCCTTTGGATATCTGCTCCTTTCTCTTGGTCCCTGGGATTCAACTAGCTCTGGCTTCAATCCCCTACAAAAATTCCTGAGATCTCGGGGACCCCAGCCAGCTCCTCCCCTGCAGTACCCCTtgacagggaggggctggggagcccGTGAGAGTTCGTAGGAGCATGTACGGGAGCATGGGTCAGGAGCACAAGGGAGCCTCTGAGTCTCCTGCCCGTTCCAAAAGCACACAAAGGGGAAGGCTGCCGTAGAGCTTGGGGTCCGTGAGGGGCTggagcagaagcaggaagagtCCTACACCCAGGGCATAGCCTGCCAGCAGGGGCCGCCTCTGCGGATGTTCCAGGGCTGCGCAAACGGCAGGAAAGCCCATGTAATTGCAGAAGGAGTGGCAAAGAACCGGCCCAATCAGGTGTCctagggaggggagacagagtaGCTCATGGAGCAGCCCCACCGCCTCCCAGGGCCAATCACCCACATCCCTGAAATCGGAAGTCAATGACCGCCCACACACACCACATGGCCTCTGCTCCCTTCCACCTCTCAGACTTCACCAGACTGAGAGCCCTGGCTCTGCCTGTTTCAAACACCATAGTAGAGGAAACTTGTCACTCCTACAACAAACACAGCATTCCCGTATTCCCACCCACTCCTGTGGGCCCGAGTCCCCAGGGACCCGTGAGAGACTGAGGACCAACCTGTGCGGATGAAGAGGAAAGCAGTGTAGGCGCCGAAGACAGCTGTGTAGGAGAACTGGAACGCTGGAGACGGGGAGGCCTCGAGTGACCACACCTGCGTACTCTTCCAGTCCCAGCACTGCACACCCATCAGCCAGAAACCTCCCCGTCCCCGAGAGCAGTGGCTGCCTGCCCCAGCACCTATGGCTGTCCTCTACACCCAACTCCCATGGCCAGGGGCCCTTCCAATACTACATCCCTCTGTTCCCAATTCTTCCTCCAGAATGGCTATGAGGGACACCCCTACACACCCTAACCCAGGACTGCCCCAGGCAAGCTTTCTAAGACTCACCTGCAGACAAGAAGATGCTCCCCACACTGCTCTGGCGGAATCGAAGCTGCTCAAAAATGTGGTGAAAATGGGCTGGAAGGAAGGCGAGAACCATGTCACGTTCCTCTATGCCTGCCTTATATGCCACACCCTTGCCCCAAATCCCAATTTTGGCTCTCATGCTGGGAACATCTCAACAGAACCAGGTTAGGCAAACTTACCAACTCCAAAGAAGAGTGGGCAGGTGAACACGGCAGGGCCCAGGCCCGTGCATGGTGCTAACATGGGCAGCATACAGGCCCGGAACACCAGTTCTTCTGTCAGGGGCGCAATCACTTGGTTCCGCAACCAACGCATATCCGTGAGGCAGCGGGCCCAGGAGCGAGGAGCTAAGGAAGGGATTCAGGACCAGTAATCAGTGAAAGGGTATGGAACAAAGAACGCCTAGAGGCCCCAAGGGACCCTTCTCCCACAGCCTTTCCCTTGACAAACTCAGACATAAATACTCCTGAGGAAACATTTAAGAGTCAAGCTTTGCTATCACACGCAGTATAAAACAATGTCTcgagaactgaaagaaaagacatgaatagcTGAAGCAAGGTATTTTGGTAGCAAATTCTGGAAACATCAAAACCAGAACCCAAGACCAGCTCTGGTTTGAGGAAGCCAAAGATTAGGGGAGGAAGGAACAACACATTTTAGTCCACACAAAGTACTGCTGGGGGTTCCTAGGAGCCTCCTTGGATTTCAGAAACCAACTCTTACAGGTCATCTGTTACACGTTCCCATTTTACTGATCTGGAAACCAATAACATCTCCTACATCTCATGTCCAGGACTCCCTATGAGGCCACTTATTCCCTTTCCCCACTGTGCTGGGCTGCCTGCTTTTTCTCTCAGCCCTTAGGACTCACCTAAGACAACCTTCAAACCATCTGCCAGGTCACATGGGCAATCCATAGAGAGCTGCATCAGTGGGCCCAGGAAAAGGATCTGGGGACAAAAAAGCAATCACAGAAATAGTTTAAGCCACAGTCCCACTACCCTAACCCAGAAGAGAACTCATAAGACTTAAAGCTTCCTATTCTTAGCCAGGATGTCCCACTCAGGCATACCCAAGGGCCATCTCACAATTTCTGTCGCCCATCAGTCAAAAGATGGACACGCACACAAACAGAAAGGAACGTCATgctaacaaatggaaaaataaaacaagtactcACCATGGTCAGCAGCAGGGGTAGCAGTGCTGCTGGGAAAATACCCTCCAGCCTGAAGCCCATCAGGGTGAGCAGGGATGTGCCTGGCTGAGCCACAGGAAAGGAGGCATCagtcttgctctctcctctcagaCCCCTGAGATCCTCCccctcttgccctctgccccGCCTCCTTCGCACCTGGATGCCTGTGAGTTCTCTCCAGAGTAGCACGCACAGAGGCGAGAGGCTGGACACCACCAATACACTGGTGAAACGCCGCTTGATGACTGCAGGGTGGTCCCTACGGAGAGGGCAGTAAGTTCAAGGGCCCACAGCCTCCTCTGGAcagcgcggccccgcccccggatcgcccaagccccgcccccagccccgcctcgCGGAGGCGCGGGTTCCGGCCGCGCGCGCAGCCCCCGCACCTGGGCAGCTCGCTCTTCCAGACGTAGAGGCTGCCCACGTAGGAGCAGGCGAGGCTAAGACAGGAGAACACAGACACCCAGCAGCACAGCCCAGGGCCCGGGCCGCCCAGAGCTGCTGACTCGGGCTGCCGCTCCGGCCGCGACACCGACAGCAGGCGCAGCCCATCCCCGCCCAGCGCCGCCATCGCGCCCGGAGCCGCGGCGCGCACCAGTGACGCGATCCCGCCGCCGCTCGACCCGCGCCTGCCGCAAGTGCAAGTGATGTCATCCGGCAGCGCGGGAGCCCCGCCCCTGACCCCGCCCCCGACACTGAAGCAGAAGCTGCGCTCGCGGAGCAGGTTTATTGAACAACAGACAGCACGCTGCCCCGGCAGCTACCGGGCGGGCGTGGGCGCATGGGGAGATCACCCTAGCTTAGGGCTCAGGGCCGGGATCCAGCCACTCGGATAGATTGGAGACCTCCTGCAGCCATAGCGAGTCCTGCGGAAGGAAAGGAAGCTCGGGGTGAGGACCCATCGGCAGCGGCCGTCTCCGCCTTCCCTCTGCTCCATCACCTGCGCGGCCCTCGCCCGGTTACCTCCAGGCCGCCCCCAGGGCTCGCCCTGCTTCCGCTAGGGGTCGGGAAGGCCCCCGCAGGCTCTGTGCGGCGCGCGGCGGCCTCTAATTGGCTCGGGGCCCTGGCAGAGTGGAAAGCCTGCGTCTCTTCCATGCCCCGCCGGAGGCTGCCCCTCTTGAGCCTCTTGTTTTCCACTTGCTCGCTGGTTCCTAGACGAAAACAAGCCCACTTACCTTACGCCCACGGCCCAGTGCTAGAAAGATCCTTGGGGCTGACGAcacctgggagaag is a genomic window of Acinonyx jubatus isolate Ajub_Pintada_27869175 chromosome D1, VMU_Ajub_asm_v1.0, whole genome shotgun sequence containing:
- the RCE1 gene encoding CAAX prenyl protease 2 isoform X1, which gives rise to MAALGGDGLRLLSVSRPERQPESAALGGPGPGLCCWVSVFSCLSLACSYVGSLYVWKSELPRDHPAVIKRRFTSVLVVSSLSPLCVLLWRELTGIQPGTSLLTLMGFRLEGIFPAALLPLLLTMILFLGPLMQLSMDCPCDLADGLKVVLAPRSWARCLTDMRWLRNQVIAPLTEELVFRACMLPMLAPCTGLGPAVFTCPLFFGVAHFHHIFEQLRFRQSSVGSIFLSAAFQFSYTAVFGAYTAFLFIRTGHLIGPVLCHSFCNYMGFPAVCAALEHPQRRPLLAGYALGVGLFLLLLQPLTDPKLYGSLPLCVLLERAGDSEAPLCS
- the RCE1 gene encoding CAAX prenyl protease 2 isoform X2, which encodes MGFRLEGIFPAALLPLLLTMILFLGPLMQLSMDCPCDLADGLKVVLAPRSWARCLTDMRWLRNQVIAPLTEELVFRACMLPMLAPCTGLGPAVFTCPLFFGVAHFHHIFEQLRFRQSSVGSIFLSAAFQFSYTAVFGAYTAFLFIRTGHLIGPVLCHSFCNYMGFPAVCAALEHPQRRPLLAGYALGVGLFLLLLQPLTDPKLYGSLPLCVLLERAGDSEAPLCS